From the genome of Vicia villosa cultivar HV-30 ecotype Madison, WI linkage group LG2, Vvil1.0, whole genome shotgun sequence, one region includes:
- the LOC131648410 gene encoding protein NRT1/ PTR FAMILY 1.2-like, with translation MNKEVEHSSVDADDEISQQSQRRKGGLVTMPFIIANEALARMASMGLIPNMITYLMGSYRLHFGKATQILLLFSAASNFTPVVGAFIADSYLGRFLGVGLGSAISFLGITLLWLTAMFPQARPPACIHPTGDCKSATKGQMAVLLSAFGLISIGNGGLSCSLAFGADQVNRKDNPNNHRVLEIFFSWYYAFTTIAVIIALTIIVYIQDHLGWKIGFGVPAALMLLSTLLFFLASPLYVKITQRTTLFTGFAQVTVAAFKNRKFQLPSHNSPEFYHHNKDSDILVPTDRLRFMNKACAIKDREQDIGSDGSAINPWSLCTVDQVEELKALVRVIPLWSTGIMMSLNIGGSFGLLQAKSLDRHITSHFEVPAGSFNVILVGAIFIWIVLYDRVLIPLASQIKGKPVRISPKTRMGIGLFLSFLHLVTAAAFESIRRKKAIKEGYLNDPDGVLKMSAMWLAPQLCLGGIADAINGIGQNEFYYTEFPRSMSSIATSLGVMGVAVGNLLSSFVFSTIENVTSRGGEEGWINDNINKGHFDKYYWVIVGLSALNFVYYLVCSWAYGPTVDQGSKASAEENGSNDVNTLIDDMGSDTTG, from the exons ATGAACAAGGAAGTTGAACATTCTTCTGTTGATGCAGATGATGAAATCTCACAACAATCACAAAGACGCAAGGGTGGTCTTGTCACCATGCCTTTCATCATTG CGAATGAGGCACTTGCTAGGATGGCCAGTATGGGACTAATACCAAACATGATAACTTATTTGATGGGAAGTTACAGACTTCATTTTGGAAAAGCTACTCAGATTCTTCTCTTATTTTCTGCAGCAAGCAATTTCACACCTGTTGTTGGTGCATTTATCGCAGATTCTTATTTAGGTCGATTTCTCGGTGTTGGATTAGGTTCTGCTATCAGTTTTCTGGGAATAACATTGTTGTGGTTAACAGCCATGTTCCCACAAGCAAGGCCTCCTGCTTGTATCCATCCAACTGGAGACTGTAAATCAGCAACAAAAGGCCAAATGGCAGTATTACTCTCCGCGTTCGGTCTAATTTCGATTGGAAACGGtggtctttcgtgttctttagcATTTGGTGCTGACCAAGTGAATAGAAAAGATAATCCAAATAACCatagagttttggaaattttcttcAGTTGGTATTATGCTTTCACAACTATTGCTGTCATAATAGCTCTCACTATAATTGTATATATTCAAGATCATCTTGGTTGGAAGATTGGTTTTGGTGTTCCGGCCGCACTTATGCTTTTATCTACTCTCTTATTCTTTCTGGCTTCTCCTCTTTATGTTAAAATTACTCAAAGAACCACTTTGTTCACTGGTTTTGCTCAAGTAACTGTTGCTGCATTTAAGAACAGAAAATTTCAGTTACCATCTCATAACTCACCTGAATTTTATCATCACAACAAGGACTCAGATATTCTTGTTCCAACCGATAGACTAAG GTTTATGAATAAAGCTTGTGCTATTAAGGATCGCGAGCAAGATATAGGCTCAGATGGTTCAGCAATAAATCCTTGGAGTCTATGCACAGTAGATCAAGTTGAAGAACTTAAAGCCCTTGTTAGAGTAATTCCTTTGTGGTCAACAGGGATCATGATGTCCCTTAACATTGGAGGATCATTTGGATTGCTTCAAGCTAAATCCTTAGACAGACATATCACCTCACACTTTGAAGTTCCAGCAGGATCTTTTAACGTTATCTTGGTAGGTGCAATATTTATATGGATAGTTCTCTACGACCGCGTTCTCATTCCTCTAGCATCACAGATAAAAGGGAAACCAGTAAGGATAAGTCCGAAGACAAGAATGGGAATAGGGTTGTTTTTATCATTTCTGCACTTGGTAACTGCGGCGGCTTTTGAGAGTATAAGGAGAAAGAAAGCCATCAAAGAAGGATATTTGAATGATCCTGATGGAGTGTTGAAAATGTCTGCAATGTGGCTTGCTCCTCAGCTTTGTTTGGGTGGTATTGCTGATGCAATCAATGGTATAGGCCAAAATGAATTCTATTACACAGAGTTTCCAAGGAGTATGTCTAGTATTGCAACTTCACTCGGTGTAATGGGAGTAGCTGTAGGAAACTTGTTATCTTCTTTTGTATTTAGTACTATAGAAAATGTTACTTCAAGAGGAGGAGAAGAAGGGTGGATAAATGATAATATTAACAAGGGTCATTTTGACAAGTACTATTGGGTTATAGTTGGACTTAGTGCTCTTAATTTTGTGTATTATTTGGTATGCAGTTGGGCTTATGGACCTACTGTTGATCAAGGTTCCAAGGCAAGTGCTGAAGAAAATGGTAGCAATGATGTGAATACACTAATTGATGACATGGGAAGTGATACTACTGGCTAA
- the LOC131651538 gene encoding protein NRT1/ PTR FAMILY 1.2-like, translating to MMASLGPNMITYLMGSYRLHLGTATQILLLSSAANNFTPVVGAFIADSYLGRFLGVGLGSALSFLGITLLWFTAMFPQARPPACIHPTGDCKSATKGQMAVLLSAFGLMSIGNGGLSCSLAFGADQVNRKDNPNNNRVLEIFFSWYYAFMIIGMIIGLTGIVYIQDHLGWKIGFAVPAALMLLSTLLFFLASPLYVKITKRTTLFTGFAQVTVAAYKNRKFQLPSQNSPEFYHHNKDSDLLVPTDRLRYVTSRGGKEGWINDNINKGRFDKYYWVIVGLSALNLVYYLVCSWAYGPMVDTEENGSNDVNTLIDDKRSDAS from the coding sequence ATGATGGCTAGTTTGGGACCAAACATGATAACATATTTGATGGGAAGTTATAGACTTCATCTTGGAACAGCTACTCAGATTCTTCTCTTATCTTCTGCTGCCAACAATTTCACACCTGTTGTTGGTGCTTTTATTGCAGACTCTTATTTAGGTCgattcctcggtgttggattagGTTCTGCTCTCAGTTTTCTGGGAATAACATTGTTGTGGTTCACAGCCATGTTCCCACAAGCAAGGCCTCCTGCATGTATCCATCCAACTGGAGACTGTAAATCAGCAACTAAAGGTCAAATGGCAGTATTACTCTCCGCGTTCGGTCTAATGTCGATTGGTAACGGtggtctttcatgttctttagcATTTGGTGCAGACCAAGTGAATAGGAAAGATAATCCAAATAACAATAgagttttggaaatattcttTAGTTGGTATTATGCTTTCATGATTATTGGTATGATAATAGGTCTTACAGGAATTGTATACATTCAAGATCATCTTGGTTGGAAAATTGGTTTTGCTGTTCCGGCGGCACTCATGCTTTTATCTACTCTTTTATTCTTTCTTGCTTCTCCTCTTTATGTTAAGATTACTAAAAGAACCACTTTGTTCACCGGTTTTGCGCAAGTAACTGTTGCTGCTTATAAGAACAGAAAATTTCAACTACCATCTCAGAACTCACCTGAATTTTACCATCACAACAAAGACTCGGATCTTCTTGTTCCAACCGATAGACTAAGGTATGTTACTTCAAGAGGAGGAAAAGAAGGGTGGATTAATGATAATATTAACAAGGGTCGTTTTGACAAGTACTATTGGGTTATAGTTGGACTTAGTGCTcttaatttagtttattatttGGTATGCAGTTGGGCTTATGGACCTATGGTTGATACTGAAGAAAATGGTAGCAATGATGTGAATACACTAATTGATGACAAGAGAAGTGATGCTAGCTAG